In Paenarthrobacter sp. GOM3, a single window of DNA contains:
- a CDS encoding PP2C family protein-serine/threonine phosphatase, with product MAAPETPDGKETPAERPLIMRYAARSDVGRIRSKNDDSAYVGRHLAVVADGMGGHAGGDVASASTVLDMIHLDHDDYPDGADTVLADEIQTANSLLSELVHQNPKLSGMGTTVTALLLEDRKLHFAHIGDSRAYRLRNKKFEQVSVDHTFVQRLIDEGRLRPEEAETHPHKNVLMRVLGDVDASPELDLDVLDVEPGERWLLCSDGLNYVAGHVVERMVRETKDLRECAEILVDLTLEAGAPDNVTVVMLEIAEETDDDVNTAAVDIVPAAALASFDDEADSVTASKSPDGPSATKAAEDSDDSSRAKAAGDADAGSSFSAGDPTTPDEEAESSETSASGEPPATTDPHLGEHLSAEVLREELASRPHELVGAAATAAETGSIPTVAGRTVARRAATVLTHKAEQDRVDAEEPPRRRVRWLMPAVAAVVVLGVVVGLWLGYAWTQTRYYVGEYDQRVAIFNGISQRLGPIQLSRLEAVTDIRVDSLPEYGQQSVRQTVPAGDLDDAQSIVENLKNTGSASANCPTKGAKPTPSPTISVPVPSTAAVATPSPSPIPTSCEAAK from the coding sequence ATGGCCGCCCCCGAGACCCCCGACGGCAAGGAGACGCCTGCGGAGCGCCCGCTCATCATGCGCTACGCCGCGCGTTCGGACGTCGGTCGGATCCGCTCCAAGAATGACGACTCCGCATACGTGGGCCGCCATCTTGCTGTCGTGGCCGACGGCATGGGCGGTCATGCCGGCGGTGACGTCGCCTCGGCCTCAACGGTCCTGGACATGATCCACCTTGATCATGACGACTATCCGGATGGTGCGGACACCGTCCTCGCTGACGAGATTCAGACCGCCAACTCGTTGCTGTCAGAGCTTGTCCACCAAAACCCCAAGCTTTCCGGCATGGGCACCACGGTCACCGCCCTGCTCCTGGAAGACCGGAAGCTCCACTTCGCCCACATCGGCGATTCGCGCGCGTACCGCCTGCGGAACAAGAAGTTTGAGCAAGTCAGCGTGGACCACACGTTCGTGCAGCGCCTCATCGACGAAGGCCGCCTTCGGCCCGAAGAAGCCGAAACACATCCCCACAAGAACGTCCTGATGCGCGTCCTCGGCGACGTCGATGCCAGTCCCGAACTGGACCTGGATGTCCTTGACGTCGAACCCGGCGAACGCTGGCTCCTGTGCTCCGATGGCCTCAACTACGTCGCAGGCCACGTCGTGGAACGCATGGTCCGCGAGACCAAGGACCTGCGCGAATGCGCCGAAATCCTGGTTGACCTGACGTTGGAAGCCGGCGCACCGGACAACGTCACCGTTGTGATGTTGGAAATCGCGGAAGAAACCGACGACGACGTCAACACGGCCGCCGTCGACATCGTCCCGGCCGCGGCGCTTGCCTCGTTCGACGACGAAGCTGACTCAGTGACCGCGTCCAAGTCACCGGACGGTCCCTCCGCGACAAAAGCCGCGGAGGACTCCGATGACAGCTCCCGTGCGAAAGCTGCCGGGGACGCAGATGCGGGATCGTCCTTCAGCGCAGGCGACCCGACCACTCCGGATGAGGAAGCGGAATCATCCGAAACGTCCGCTTCCGGAGAACCCCCAGCCACCACGGACCCCCATCTTGGCGAGCATCTGTCAGCGGAGGTTTTGCGCGAGGAGCTCGCCAGCCGCCCCCACGAACTCGTTGGTGCGGCAGCCACGGCAGCGGAGACTGGATCCATTCCAACAGTCGCCGGCCGAACGGTTGCTCGTCGGGCGGCCACGGTCCTGACCCACAAAGCCGAACAAGATCGCGTGGACGCTGAAGAGCCTCCTCGTCGGCGCGTTCGATGGCTGATGCCCGCAGTTGCTGCTGTGGTCGTCCTCGGCGTGGTAGTGGGCCTCTGGCTCGGCTATGCATGGACCCAAACCCGCTACTACGTGGGCGAATACGACCAACGGGTTGCCATCTTCAACGGAATTTCGCAGAGACTCGGCCCTATTCAGCTTTCCCGGCTTGAGGCCGTCACAGATATCAGGGTGGATTCATTGCCGGAATACGGCCAGCAAAGCGTACGCCAGACCGTACCCGCAGGTGACCTCGACGACGCCCAGAGCATCGTTGAGAACCTGAAGAATACCGGGAGCGCGTCAGCCAATTGCCCCACGAAGGGGGCCAAGCCGACGCCGTCTCCGACCATCAGCGTTCCTGTGCCCAGCACGGCCGCAGTAGCGACCCCGAGCCCTTCGCCTATCCCCACTTCCTGTGAGGCGGCCAAATGA
- a CDS encoding FHA domain-containing protein FhaB/FipA, with protein MSELTITALRFGFLLLLWVLIFSIVSTMRRDFQIGRKAVTGVPTAREVRKHPELAASPPPPIQHARNLVVTEGPLKGTTVPLAASPILLGRAQEATLVLEDDYASGRHARLFPQGSRWFIEDLGSTNGTYLADQQLTRALPVELGVPVRIGKTVIELRP; from the coding sequence ATCAGCGAACTGACCATCACAGCGCTTCGCTTTGGGTTCCTCCTGCTGCTCTGGGTCCTGATCTTCAGCATCGTGTCCACCATGCGCCGCGACTTCCAGATCGGCCGCAAGGCCGTGACAGGCGTCCCCACCGCCCGGGAAGTCCGCAAACACCCGGAATTGGCCGCGTCACCGCCGCCGCCAATCCAACATGCGCGCAACCTGGTGGTCACCGAGGGTCCACTCAAGGGCACCACGGTCCCCTTGGCCGCGAGCCCCATCTTGCTTGGCCGTGCGCAGGAAGCCACGCTGGTCCTCGAGGACGATTACGCCTCAGGACGGCATGCCCGCCTGTTCCCGCAGGGCAGCCGCTGGTTCATTGAGGACCTGGGCTCCACCAACGGCACCTACCTGGCCGATCAACAGCTCACCCGCGCTTTGCCGGTTGAACTTGGCGTCCCCGTGAGGATCGGCAAGACGGTCATTGAATTGAGGCCGTAG
- a CDS encoding FhaA domain-containing protein has product MGLLDKVERGIEKAVRNVFSTGSRARVEPVEIASKLRRELDNKSITIAAGRTLAPNVFDVLLSDEDFARAQEWGTPLAEELCDVVIQHVRSQGYTLQGAVRISFRRNDEERAGHFEITSRTEKQSDDAAPAPQAPRAHVPAAPVRQPTRLQPVLDIGGQRYSLNAQSVVLGRSSEADILVDDTGVSRKHLEIRTENGSTWAVDMGSTNGSYVNGHKVNGSVELTDGSTITMGRTKIIFRLLPQAPGGQA; this is encoded by the coding sequence ATGGGTTTGCTGGACAAAGTCGAGCGCGGCATTGAAAAAGCCGTCCGGAACGTCTTCTCCACGGGGTCGCGGGCACGTGTTGAACCGGTGGAGATCGCAAGCAAGCTAAGGCGCGAGCTGGACAATAAGTCCATCACCATCGCCGCCGGCCGCACCCTGGCTCCCAATGTCTTCGATGTCCTTCTCAGCGACGAAGATTTCGCGAGGGCCCAGGAATGGGGAACTCCCCTGGCCGAGGAACTCTGCGATGTAGTGATCCAGCACGTCCGCAGCCAGGGCTACACACTTCAGGGTGCTGTCCGGATCTCGTTCCGTCGCAACGACGAAGAGCGCGCCGGCCATTTTGAAATCACTTCCCGGACCGAGAAGCAATCCGATGATGCGGCTCCGGCTCCCCAGGCTCCGCGCGCCCATGTTCCTGCAGCTCCTGTCCGACAGCCCACCCGCCTCCAGCCCGTCCTTGACATCGGCGGCCAGCGATATTCCCTCAATGCCCAGTCCGTAGTACTTGGCCGTTCGTCGGAAGCCGACATTCTTGTAGATGACACCGGCGTTTCGCGAAAGCATCTTGAGATCCGCACCGAGAATGGCAGCACGTGGGCCGTTGACATGGGTTCCACTAATGGCAGCTACGTCAACGGACATAAGGTAAACGGCAGCGTCGAGCTCACCGACGGCTCAACCATCACGATGGGACGTACCAAGATCATTTTCCGCCTCCTCCCCCAAGCCCCGGGTGGCCAAGCGTGA
- a CDS encoding FadR/GntR family transcriptional regulator: protein MSRNLTADLAADLRNRIVDGAIQPGEKLPSENTLISEFGVSRTVVRSALTRLQAEGLVETERGRGSFALTPPADGPSPAPGTRTVSSMEDRLQMLDFRIGVETEAAALAARNHTERQLKAAHGALEQFVASTGHPGHSMKADFEFHRAIAAATGNPFYTDCISALGQTMITMPRPRLVASDEQDSRERFEQVVHEHSSIYSAIAEGDPVAAAAAMRLHLSNSRRRFTASARG from the coding sequence ATGAGCCGAAACCTGACCGCGGATCTCGCCGCCGACCTTCGCAACCGCATCGTCGACGGCGCCATCCAGCCAGGTGAGAAGCTCCCCAGCGAAAACACCCTCATCAGCGAGTTCGGGGTGAGCCGGACCGTCGTCCGCTCCGCCCTGACCCGGCTGCAGGCCGAGGGACTTGTGGAAACCGAACGTGGGCGGGGTAGCTTTGCGCTGACTCCGCCCGCGGACGGCCCGTCGCCGGCGCCCGGAACGCGGACCGTCTCCAGCATGGAAGACCGGTTGCAGATGCTCGACTTCCGTATCGGCGTCGAGACCGAAGCCGCAGCGCTGGCCGCGCGGAACCATACTGAACGTCAACTCAAGGCCGCGCACGGTGCCTTGGAGCAGTTCGTCGCGAGCACGGGCCACCCAGGGCATTCCATGAAAGCCGACTTCGAATTCCACCGGGCCATTGCGGCCGCCACCGGCAACCCCTTTTATACGGATTGCATCTCCGCCCTGGGCCAGACCATGATCACCATGCCGCGCCCCCGGCTCGTCGCAAGCGATGAACAGGACTCCCGCGAACGGTTCGAGCAAGTGGTCCACGAACACTCCTCCATATACTCAGCTATCGCAGAGGGCGATCCCGTGGCTGCCGCGGCTGCGATGCGCCTGCACTTGAGTAACTCACGACGCCGGTTCACGGCTTCCGCACGGGGCTAA
- a CDS encoding L-talarate/galactarate dehydratase — MSTVDLIRHVKLSSARLPLAVPISDAKVFTGRQKPMTEVVFLFAEITTEQGHTGIGFSYSKRAGGPAQYAHAKEVAEGIIGEDPNDIGKIYIKLLWAGASVGRSGVATQALAAIDIALYDLKAKRAGLPLAKLLGSYRDSVQTYNTSGGFLNATLDEVKDRATQSIDEGIGGIKIKVGLPDSKEDLRRVAGIREHIGWEVPLMVDANQQWDRATALRMGRQLEEFNLIWIEEPLDAYDFEGHAHLAQVLDTPIATGEMLASVAEHKGLINANGCDIIQPDAPRVGGITQFLRLAALADERGLGLAPHFAMEIHLHLAAAYPREPWVEHFDWLDPLFEERLETKNGRMIVPDRPGLGVTLSDQARAWTTESVEFGA; from the coding sequence ATGAGCACCGTAGATCTCATTCGCCACGTCAAGCTGTCCTCGGCGCGCCTACCCCTCGCCGTACCGATCAGCGATGCGAAAGTCTTTACGGGGAGGCAAAAGCCCATGACCGAGGTGGTGTTCCTGTTTGCGGAGATCACCACGGAACAGGGCCATACGGGCATCGGCTTCAGTTACTCCAAGCGGGCCGGAGGTCCGGCACAGTACGCCCACGCCAAGGAAGTCGCGGAAGGCATTATTGGCGAAGACCCCAACGACATCGGCAAGATCTACATCAAGCTCCTCTGGGCCGGCGCCTCGGTGGGCCGTTCGGGTGTGGCAACGCAGGCACTCGCCGCAATCGACATCGCGCTCTACGACCTCAAAGCCAAGCGTGCCGGGCTCCCCCTTGCCAAGCTGCTGGGCTCCTACCGGGACTCCGTCCAGACGTACAACACCTCCGGCGGCTTCCTCAACGCCACCCTGGACGAGGTCAAGGACCGCGCCACGCAATCCATCGACGAAGGCATCGGCGGCATCAAGATCAAGGTTGGCCTGCCCGATTCCAAGGAGGACCTCCGCCGGGTCGCCGGAATCCGCGAGCACATCGGCTGGGAGGTCCCGCTCATGGTGGACGCAAACCAGCAGTGGGACCGCGCCACCGCGCTGCGCATGGGCCGCCAGCTGGAGGAATTCAACCTGATCTGGATCGAAGAACCCCTGGACGCCTACGACTTCGAAGGCCACGCGCACTTGGCCCAGGTGCTGGACACGCCCATCGCCACCGGCGAAATGCTCGCCTCCGTCGCCGAACACAAGGGCCTCATCAACGCCAATGGCTGCGACATCATCCAGCCCGACGCACCCCGCGTCGGAGGTATCACCCAGTTCCTGCGGCTCGCGGCCCTGGCAGACGAGAGAGGCCTCGGCCTCGCACCCCACTTCGCCATGGAAATCCACCTACATCTGGCCGCTGCCTACCCCCGCGAACCATGGGTGGAGCATTTCGACTGGTTGGACCCGCTGTTCGAGGAGCGACTCGAAACCAAGAACGGCCGCATGATCGTTCCCGACCGGCCCGGACTTGGCGTCACGCTGAGCGATCAGGCCCGCGCCTGGACCACCGAATCCGTGGAGTTCGGCGCGTAA
- a CDS encoding TetR/AcrR family transcriptional regulator: protein MLGTQAAERLPMPAPTPATSATPERPVRRRAGRPTAAILDQDGITTAALELISTKGYDGLTMAALARSLGVAPSALYNHVSSKDDVLLLLEDHLAAMVDVSAFGVEPWDSAVRKWAWSYRDVFSEHTPLIPVIAVLPVANAPKTLAMYEAVTAGFREAGFPEEKIISAIVALEAFVFGAAYDVTAPEDIFDAGSLAGQVPNFTAAVDRLALEQHARPTDVAFSLGLEALITGFGALRG, encoded by the coding sequence ATGCTGGGGACACAGGCAGCAGAAAGGCTCCCGATGCCCGCACCGACTCCCGCTACTTCCGCCACCCCGGAGCGCCCCGTGCGCCGCCGCGCCGGTAGGCCAACTGCGGCGATCCTGGACCAGGACGGCATCACGACGGCGGCACTCGAGTTAATCAGCACCAAGGGTTACGACGGGCTCACCATGGCGGCGCTGGCCCGCTCATTGGGCGTCGCGCCATCCGCGCTGTACAACCACGTGTCCTCCAAGGACGATGTCCTGCTGCTGCTCGAGGACCATTTGGCGGCCATGGTGGACGTGTCCGCGTTCGGCGTGGAGCCGTGGGATTCCGCCGTCCGCAAGTGGGCATGGTCCTACCGCGACGTCTTCTCGGAGCACACTCCCCTCATCCCGGTGATAGCCGTGCTCCCGGTTGCGAATGCGCCCAAAACCCTTGCCATGTATGAGGCCGTCACTGCTGGCTTCCGGGAAGCCGGGTTCCCGGAAGAAAAGATCATCTCGGCGATCGTCGCCCTGGAAGCCTTTGTCTTTGGGGCCGCTTACGATGTCACCGCACCGGAAGACATCTTCGACGCCGGCAGCCTCGCCGGCCAGGTCCCCAACTTCACGGCCGCCGTGGACCGGCTGGCCCTGGAACAGCACGCACGCCCCACTGACGTTGCTTTCAGCTTGGGACTCGAGGCGCTGATCACCGGGTTCGGGGCGCTGCGGGGCTAG
- a CDS encoding flavin monoamine oxidase family protein, whose amino-acid sequence MQNLERDVVIVGAGPSGLTAARELKKAGLSVAVLEARDRVGGRTWTDTIDGAMLEIGGQWVSPDQTALMGLLDELGLKMYSRYRDGESVYIGADGKRTQYTGDTFPVNETTKAEMDKLVAILDELAAEIGPTEPWAHPKARELDTISFHHWLRQNSSDEEACNNIGLFIAGGMLTKPAHAFSALQAVLMAASAGSFSHLTDEDFILDKRVIGGMQQVSLLQAAELGSDVVLNSPVRTIKWDDNNVTVVSEQATVNARYVIMAVPPNLYSRVSFDPPLPRRQHQMHQHQSLGLVIKVHAVYETPFWREEGLSGTGFSAGALVQEVYDNTNHGDSRGTLVGFISDEKADAVFELSAEDRKKAVLESIAGFLGDKALTPEVYYESDWGSEEWTRGAYASSYDLGGLHRYGKDQHANVGPIYWSSSDLAAEGYQHVDGAVRMGQATAARIVEANKLASVAV is encoded by the coding sequence ATGCAGAATCTTGAACGCGACGTTGTAATCGTCGGTGCTGGACCGTCAGGGTTGACGGCGGCACGCGAATTGAAGAAGGCCGGACTCAGCGTCGCAGTGCTCGAAGCACGTGACCGCGTGGGCGGCCGCACCTGGACCGACACCATCGACGGCGCCATGCTGGAGATCGGCGGCCAGTGGGTTTCACCGGACCAGACGGCCCTCATGGGCCTGCTGGATGAGCTCGGCCTCAAAATGTACTCGCGCTACCGCGACGGCGAGTCCGTCTACATCGGCGCTGACGGCAAGCGCACCCAGTACACCGGTGACACCTTCCCGGTGAACGAAACCACCAAAGCCGAAATGGACAAGCTGGTGGCCATTCTTGACGAACTGGCTGCCGAAATCGGCCCCACCGAGCCCTGGGCCCACCCCAAGGCCCGCGAACTGGACACCATCTCCTTCCACCACTGGCTCCGCCAGAACTCCAGTGACGAGGAAGCCTGCAACAACATCGGCCTCTTCATCGCCGGCGGCATGCTCACCAAGCCTGCCCACGCCTTCTCCGCACTTCAGGCAGTCCTCATGGCAGCCTCCGCTGGATCGTTCAGCCACCTGACGGACGAAGACTTCATCCTGGACAAGCGCGTCATCGGCGGAATGCAGCAGGTCTCGTTGCTGCAGGCAGCAGAACTGGGTTCCGACGTCGTCCTTAATAGCCCGGTCCGCACCATCAAGTGGGATGACAACAACGTGACGGTGGTTTCCGAGCAGGCAACCGTCAACGCACGCTACGTGATCATGGCGGTCCCGCCGAACCTGTACTCACGCGTCTCGTTCGACCCGCCGCTGCCTCGCCGCCAGCACCAGATGCACCAGCACCAGTCGCTGGGCTTGGTCATCAAGGTGCACGCCGTCTACGAGACTCCGTTCTGGCGCGAAGAAGGCCTCTCCGGCACGGGCTTCAGCGCCGGCGCGCTGGTCCAGGAGGTCTACGACAACACCAACCACGGCGACAGCCGCGGCACCCTGGTGGGCTTCATCTCCGACGAAAAGGCCGACGCCGTGTTCGAGCTCAGCGCCGAAGACCGGAAGAAAGCCGTCCTCGAATCCATCGCCGGCTTCCTGGGCGACAAGGCCCTCACCCCCGAGGTCTACTACGAGTCCGACTGGGGCTCCGAGGAATGGACCCGCGGCGCCTACGCCTCCAGCTACGACCTGGGCGGCCTGCACCGCTACGGCAAGGACCAGCACGCCAACGTGGGCCCGATCTACTGGTCCTCGTCGGACCTCGCAGCCGAGGGCTACCAGCACGTCGACGGCGCCGTCCGGATGGGCCAAGCTACCGCCGCGCGCATCGTTGAAGCCAACAAGCTGGCGTCAGTAGCCGTCTAA